In one window of Hymenobacter nivis DNA:
- a CDS encoding AraC family transcriptional regulator has product MCGQTARPFAMHFTGEVATLGVMVEPATFRLLFGAVMSDLVDHVFDAAALLGSVRTRHLHAEMERHCQQPAVLVAAFERFWYRTLSAKTSVPTGVAGALAAIRAGGGQQPVGKLAQHLGIGRRTLERRFAEHVYLSPKGWSRLMHFNNVLGTLASRPALTQAALENGYYDQAHFQHEFRALSGLTPQQFLAAMQARAPHPLDTLAATIL; this is encoded by the coding sequence GTGTGCGGCCAAACGGCGCGGCCCTTCGCCATGCACTTCACCGGCGAAGTGGCCACCCTGGGCGTGATGGTGGAGCCGGCCACCTTCCGGCTGCTGTTCGGGGCGGTCATGAGTGATTTGGTGGACCACGTATTTGACGCCGCAGCACTGCTCGGCAGCGTCCGCACCCGCCACCTCCACGCCGAAATGGAGCGCCATTGCCAGCAGCCGGCCGTGCTGGTGGCCGCGTTTGAGCGGTTTTGGTACCGCACGCTCTCGGCCAAAACCTCGGTGCCCACGGGCGTGGCCGGGGCCCTGGCGGCCATTCGAGCCGGCGGGGGGCAGCAGCCGGTGGGCAAGTTGGCGCAGCACCTGGGTATCGGCCGCCGCACCCTGGAGCGGCGCTTCGCCGAGCACGTCTACCTCAGCCCAAAGGGCTGGTCGCGGCTAATGCACTTCAATAATGTGCTGGGCACCTTGGCCAGCCGCCCGGCCCTGACCCAGGCCGCGCTGGAAAACGGCTACTACGACCAGGCGCACTTCCAGCACGAGTTCCGGGCCCTCTCCGGCCTCACGCCTCAGCAGTTTCTGGCCGCCATGCAGGCGCGGGCGCCCCACCCGCTCGATACCCTGGCCGCCACCATTCTTTGA